GGGAGGTTACATGACCATTTTACAGGTATATccatttatttaactattttatttattaagttgtattattttacttatgtatttaaattaagttgTATTATGTTACTTATGTTGCAGTGTTGGATCTACGAACACTTCCCTAGGATCTGTAAGCGGGGCGATAGAGGTGCGGTTCCTGCAcatcttccaagagcatgtaggtggaTTGCAAAACATGCTGTTGAAGGTGGATTAGTGACCTATCAGCAGAGACTTGATGCTTTGTTGCTTGAGGATGTACTGTTTAcaccatatgatgatgatcgagGTAATCATCCGTTTGAAGATATTTCGATGTTCTCTGGTTATCTTCGATGTGGTGGAGTCTCAGTCCCATATTTGCCGGAGCGATGACTTCGACAATTTGGTCGTATTCAGTGCATCCCGCCTGATGTTCCTCCCATGTCCGCCAGTATAGATTGGGTGTGGCAGACTACTATGCAGTCATCTGTATTGGTGTTTCGGAGACTATATCATGTTGCGAGTTTTCCTGGAGAGGTCACTGAGGACTATTATCCATGGTACAAGTCTGTGTCACATCCTCTGATCATTCCTCGGTCTACTGCACATGCGGGTACATCCTCTGACCATCCATTTGACCATCCATCATCTGTGATGCTTTGTTGCTTGAGGATGTACTGTTTAcaccatatgatgatgatcgagCTAATCATTCGTTTGAAGATATTTCGATGTTCTCTGGTTATCTTCGATGTGGTGGAGTCTCAATCCCATATTTGTCGGAGCGATGTCTTCGACAATTTGGTCGTATTCAGTGCATCCCGCCTGATGTTCCTCCCATGTCCGCCAGTATAGATTGGGTGTGGCAGACTACTATGCAGTTATCTGTATCGGCGTTTCGGAGGCTATATCATGTTGTGAGTTTTCCTGGAGAGGTCACTGTGGACTATTATCCATGGTACATGTGTGTGTCACATCCTCTGATCATTCCTCGGTCTACTGCACATGCGGGTACTCCATTTGACCATCTATCATCTGCTGCACATGTGGGTACATCATCTGCTGCACGTGCTGGTCCGTCATCTTCTGACCGAGATCGTAGAACAGCTGAGCTTGTACGTAGAGGCATTAACTTGGTAGAGCCGTTTAGTGAAATTCATGAGATTTTAAGTGAGTTATGTCTTATGTACGATGTTtagtaatttgatatattttgtgttatgtgttatgtactgtaatttgagatattttgggattatgtgatatgtttagtgattgtgttatgtgTTATGTTAATCagcatttattttaagttaattcataataaaagaTACTGAAAATGATAAAACAAGATATTATAATAATCCATAAACAGTGATACACAACATattctaatcttcatttaatgaaatacaagatgatctgataaatgatggatcaatgcgttcccaatgcttcataCGTGCTGCATAAGCTACTTCCCAACTCTTTGCTGTGTCACTACAAaagtctttccatttttgtgacgtaggtggcaaaggacaatcagacttcaatttgatctgaataaaaaaaaggttacaaattaatttatctgaataataaattttttaacattaatttaacAACATTAAGCATTAATTTTACCTGTACCCAATGATTCTCGTTAACAAATTCAATTGATATTAAAGAGTGAACAAAGGTCTTTTTCGATGGTGATTTGTTTAGCGGGAAAAATGTCATATTCAGATTACGAGACAACgacaccaatatgacattatatagtgttgttatcacgtaacccaagtctggtaaagacatccacttatcttttccttgagcacccaattttgatattttcaatgagttCCGCACTGATTCAACATTGTCATAAAAAACATTAGAATAAACATCTTTATGTAGACcaatctctttatccaattgtgaTCGAACTAAATCCCAAGATTCTTCGGTCCAACCTAGCAATGCTGCAATTGCACGAAACCCACAATTTTCATCAGCCACAACATCTATTATGTCCTCAATATACAGACGTATATAAGTAGGAAATTGTGTCTTAAAAGAATGCTGAGATGATTGAGATTATTGCCTTGCAGAACGTTGAGATGATTGAGATGGTTGCCTTGcctttgcagattcttgagagacatcaacatactcccaatatgaaggatcacgaggagtatcaaattcttttttctttttaccagCTCCTTTGGTTCTCACTTTCTCTggtggtgcaagtattgatgtggtatgtggaaatacaacttcacgcacctttgccttgaatatcctttgacttatAATATCGTGTGTCttcatgtacgctttcattgcttccaactcttcagaaaagtcataatctgataaagattcttcatcctctaattCATGTGCAATGCTTAACTGTTTCTAAAAATcatgaatgctatctaaagggataacattacCATATATCTGCAACTTAGCCAACTCACAGgcacatggtaatccatgagttgttctaATTGAACAACCACATTCTGTTTTGTTAGTGCATACAATCTTCACCCTTTCCAACTgtttatcaattaatttcatacattttcttgatacacagtgatgtagattttgaaaaaattgtgaattatacccgtgctcaacatccttgatggttttctgaaaagaagattgaatgatacatatttggttcttcaacatcatattcactgcatcccaacttttacacaaatcaccaaaactagtttgaagcatgtttttcaatctccaatgagcagactcaactctacaaataaattaaataacacaaacaaattaaaacaaatcacataaactagtaaatcattttgctaaaacaacacaattcatattttaaaaatacctgttagatgttgtgttccccaaatgcatcactctcTTGGTCCAAACGTTGACAaacctttctttgtaaggtgttaaccatgaatctttcacataatcaacaaaaagaataatatcggcacacaatagctcaaattgttgcaaatgatgatcatactcttccacactagtcgaatagacaatctttttccataaatccattacttcttcttgtctatcctttttgacatattgtttgcatcttgccccaacatttttttcaatatgaaaacgacatagcaaatgtattgaagtaggaaacacaacactaatcgcattcatcatggcaagatctctatcagtcacaataactttagaaatcaaAGACTCAGATTTGAACAACATTCGTACCTTCtcaaatgcccagatgaagttatcttgtcgctctttttccaaataagcaaacccaactgaaaatgtcaaactagtagaagTGACACCGactatttcaagtaatggcaaccgatatctgtttgttttgtatgtgctatcacatatcaaaacaaaatgaaatgtgtttaacaactttatacagtcaggatgcgtccaaaaaatatctctcaaaatatcagaattttcccgtcttcttgtccaatgcacataattttcttgttgtattaacttcaacagatgctgcatttctgtgtacggacctctcaatgatgatcgataagtactccttgctttatatatttgactgggAATAGTGACATTGGTTTCATTTCTcactttcaaagcatttagaatgaatctgggtgcaagcttatactttgtcatatcattgacaaatttcctctcttcttcgtttaaacgccccaaatagGAATGACCGGTTACAGTATCAAGTAATTCATGATTGTGTGTcccacaacgaacactaattttccatccttcaccgacacttaatggtacacatctgagagtaaatggacagttttccttatgagagcaagttactgatttttttgattctgatttatatcttccacctctttcgcatcccaaaatcaatttgtcttttcttcccctaattccgtttgctttatctgatcgaatggtaacaattaaaattccattttgtcttccaatcgcttttgcccattcaaatacaGCTTCTCGAGAAGAAAATACCTGCAAAATacgtttcaaataaaaattaactatataactataagaaatatttaattggTGATGATTCATCAGTAGTTATAATAATACCTGATCAGTGGTGAATTTTTCTGTAGTatctataacattttttgaagcagaaacatcaactctactcatacctaatttcaaaattagtaacaaatttaattaaaaataatattctaaatattgaatttaaaaaaaaattaaaaataatttctaacataaatattgaattaaaaaaaaaaaaaaaatacatttcgaaactttcactTATTGAAAAAGTTCGAAACTTaaaatacatttcgaaagtCTTAAACTTTGGAataaaactttcgaaaattttgtaaaaatccaaactttcgaagaccaaattgcatttcgaagatTTGTAAGTTTCGAAACTccatttcaaaagtttcgtGAAATGCCAAATTTTCGAAGCATTActctatttcgaaactttcaaatgaaAGCAAATATTCGAATACTgtccatttcgaaaatttggtgtttatccaaagtttcgaaaatttgatttttttttgaaataaactgcatttcgaaggttttaaaatagcaaaagtttcgagtaacttactaaaattcatttcgaaacttttaaactttcgaatccaacattttttttctaaattttcgaaAGTGGTGGGGTGTGAAATCTGAATGGTAATTTTTGGAATAATGTTATACTGTTTTACAGAAGGGTatattagtctttaaaaaatactGGGGGGGTGGCAGGTAAAATTGGGGGGGTGCCTGGTACAAAACCCGTTGGGTAATTCATTGTACCAGCTCTAGTTGACGTTAGTTCTGGCGAGAGTCTGAAACCCAAATTTTtcataaagtttatttttagtCTCCTATTTAAAAAGCAATGTGTTTTTTGTCTCTCGACTTTAGaggtatataatttttttatcttaaaatttagttttaatcTGCCTTTAATGTTCATGAGAAGGATAACAAAAGATTAATtgaaaaagtataataaaataagatttggaTTCTCCACTGATATAGTAGGACACCCTAACAGATTGGGATGAATCGACAGTCgagatttttaatatttaattttattaatgtgtaATTTAAATTGACTGATTTTAAATTAACGTATGAGATTGTCTATTGTAACAAACTGCGCGAATCCGCTACTGCAGGCAATCTAAGTccaaaaatataacatatttcAAAAGTTGGGGATGAAAACTCGTTCTTCAAATAATTAAGAGCGGATTTTGAGAATTCTTAGAGAACTAAAAACATATtgcatactattttttttttcaattattaattatgttatatattattaattaaaagagaaatacTCACTATTAAATATACCGGTTGGTAAATGTCACTCTATGCTTTATGGTAAAAGTGCAAAATTTAGTTTGCTGCAACACAAAATTGTGTCCTATATAACAATTGCGATATACTTGTTTTGAGGAGATTTTAGATGGCAATTGTATTATTTCAACAACTACaattagatttagattttagatgtcaattgtattaattataaattgtattaaCATAATTTTTAGATGTCAATGGCtaattacatttaaatttatgattaataaagTTATGTTGGTGGTTAACGATACTCAACAtctaatatatttattgaatataattaatcaCTTATTTGaggtacttttttttattaattatttaaagtaTGTTAACTTCTTAAAACATTGTCGTTAcagttatttaaatttaattgtacaAAAATCATTCTCTTTAGAGGTTGATATAGATATCACAAATTATTTGacgaaatttgaaaaaatttattatgtattttgcaATAAGTGAcacattatttttaactttgtgtctctttattattattttttttgtctcaatcatctaatttttaaaagaaataaactcTTATATTCTGAAattcaaccaaaaaataaagaaaataggATTAATGATTGGATTTGAACTATATTATTTGTTGCTTGAATTTCGTTAATCCAACCGCTTCATTACTAAATTATCtgcttaaataaaataaattgttcaaATAATTACAAACAATTTATAGATTGACAATATTTGTAAGAATGAATCACAAAAGGGAATCTATGTATATCTGTGTTATCTTTATTAGATGCAACACGATTTTAGGCACTACTTTAGCCATTGGTCAAAGTAACCAAACATGATATTATCATATACGCTCCATACAAATACAAATTTCCTATATGGGACAAAATCCAAGTTCATGTCATGTTACATAAGTTAAACAAACATTATTCCCATTATTTTTGGCTTTGAGTATTGTGGCCTGCAGATTCCATAAAATCCagttaagaattttttatttataaaacaaagtgGTTAGGTAGATAAATCACAACACTTTGAGATATATAGAAGTTATACCCTCACTTTTTTAAACATCATGTACccatttatacaaaaaaaaaaaagctgcAGCGAGTGTGTTCACATGTTAGTTGATCTTCATTATCAATATCTTTTAGTTTAAGATAGGATATCTCATATCTAATTATCTatgttcaatatatttttttaagttatatacATAGTGCTTCTAAGGTAGTTACGGTTGCCAGTTGAATCATATAACGTATACGCAAGTGACCATGTTAACATTTgccaaataaaacaaaaaataacttataccattttttttattgaatttaatcaCAATGATTTATTCTTGTATTTTGATCATTCCAAATCATTTGCGGCTTAGGTAGTCTCTCCAACCAAATCTATAATATTAGATTATTTCTTAACTAATTTAACCGTTGAGTTTTGATTGAAGAAACTGCAAAGACATCAAATCGATCCGAAATTATATTTGATGCAATATTGGatggtattttaatttttaaaacatttttttctttctataagtTAAAAGTatattagaaaaagaaaattacaaaaactTGATAGGACATAAATCTAActccaagaaaatattttaaacatagttagagaaaaataaaaaatttgtttcttgtaagcctttttttttaatgatttctctgtatttaattattcttttattgaatctatttgattatatttttggaatctatttgattatatttttgatAGTGCAGGAGAACATTGAATCATATAGAAATATGTCTATAACAGCCAAACTAGATATAGACGCATTGCCAGAAGTATGGAATTCTTTAGTTTCTTGTTGAACTAACTTTTTAGACCAATGAAATTAGTTAGCGTCATCAAgttcattttataaatagtcTATGATATTGAATGACTTGGAATTTTCCAAGAAGATTGGATTAGATTTATAAGatatataattagttaaataaaatgtatttagtTAGTGGGTAATTGTACTCTAATTTACTACATATCATGTGCCTCACATGTATTGCGTTACATCACAGTTCCGTTCtcttaactatatatataatatggtGTGGGACAATACTGTTATTAAATATAATCTGCTAAGTGACAGACTAGCAAAATTTTcctaatataattataaatgaaGGCAACAACCATCTTTGCCATGGTGaatgatattaataaaataattttaagaagtgataacaaaaattattttactgcTTTTGCAAAGAAACTGACTATGACTATGATGTGGCATGGGGCGACAAGCGCTTTTTACAACATGGGCCGACAAgcttattattgttattttacttTGGAGAAATCCAAATGTTCATTTTTTGTTGATGTAATATTTTTCAAGAATTTGATCATTCCATACAAGTAGTGTTGAATTCCCTCTTGTTTTCCTATTTGCTTCAATAAAGAAGATTGATTTATGgtcaaattttgatttgaaatcgcttcatttgattatttttcttattcttcCTTTTATCAAATAAGTGATTTCgacacatttaatttttttgtgttTCTTATTTTGCGATTTCGTCGTTTTAGTGcgacttattttatttatcgtTTTAGTGCGATATTTTGGCTTTTTGTCTTGATGTGGTGTTTTGGTTTTCCAATTTACTACAAAATTCATTTGGTTCAGATTGAAAGATcaactttgatcaaatgcataTTCAATCAATGATTTTGACGTTGTCAACGTTACAACTCTATGAATATTTTGGACACTTCACTTTTATCATATTTGTAGATTTTATCACATTTGtagataattttttgttttaagctATTAACTTGGATATtgtgaggtttttttttttgtaaattcatCATTTGCAGTTTTAAAGACATTGAATTGTATTATTCTCGATCGATGtgatttttatcaatttgaatgaatgaatataattttttagtaaaaaaaaagataagggagAAAATAGACAAAACCGACTAATTGAGATCTATGACTTAGTCTACCACATATCTAGGTTAAACTAGTCTCTTTTTTATAGGCAAGAAAAATGATTGTTAAAAGGCTATTTAGTTCTCCTAAAAAAAcctatttatgtaaatagaCCAGCCTAAAGGCCGCCGTAAAAAAATTAGTCAGGCCTACAAAACCGACCTActaaagtaaatataaataatattttttattactattataattatattaaattatgtaatGTGTTTAATCATAAATATACTAACTTTTTCTATAGTTTAAACATACTAACGAACATCaatttttaacatattaaaatgtgttattataaaatagaaaactatatataaaattagattCCCTAAAAAGACCAAGTTGGATCTTAAAATAGAACTTAATCTTATTAAACTATTAGCTTATTCTATGTATAAAAACCTACACCATTCACAATTTGAGTAGTGTAggtttttgtaaaataaattgtgGAGTAgacttttaaaatgattttcagACCTTGTaagacttttaaaaattctagaccagatttttaaaataggtcTGTGATAGATAATAGGCTAAACTTATGCTTAACAGTTTCAAAGTAGGTCAGATTAAAGTCTTACAAAACATAACCCAACCAATTACCACCTCAAGATATTGTTATAAAATCTTATATTGATGGTCCTGCAAACCTTGGGGGACATATGTAGGAAGATCTTATGTAAAAATGAATCACCTCTAGGACATTTTTGGTGAATACCGATTCACCATGACTTGACACTCCACCTTGCAGGGTACTACCCATATCAACATAAAGTTAGTTGAATCTATGAGTCGTTGAAGTAGACTATAGTAGAGTTTGCATTGCATTTGGTGATAATTGGCTATGTTGAGTTTATTGCATTATGATGTTGTATAGATGAGTTTGGTGATTGATATGAGTTGAGTCTAactattatgtttttataaatgACAATTGATGGTATTCTTgtatacattatatatatatatatatatgcatgttGACGATGATATGTTTAGGATAATAGTTACATGTTATCTATTACATGAGCGCTTTTTTTGTTTACTAAAAGAACAATATTCTTTCATTCAAATTGAGATAATAcatcaatcaataataaaacaaatatcaattcgctaaaactaaaaactaaagAATTTGCGAATAGCCTCACAACATCTAAGTTAATagcataaaacaaaaaatgtcgTACTCATACAATGCAATAATAgaaaaacatgaagaaagatAGATCTGTGTAAAAAACacttatttagtaaaaaaagacGATAGATGAAAATGGTGTATAAGGATGATTTCGGActcgaaaaatgacctaaaatcactCATCTTCTATTGTGAAAGAGAGAAAGAGgtagaaagaataaaaaagttATGTGGCTAGTTTTAGAAAGGTTGTGTAACGTGTTGCATGAGCGCTCGTTATGCatgttatgttatttatatttgtttaatatGCGATTCTAATTTGTAcaatcatttttcaaatgatttatattttgaggtcaaaattttttttatacatattttattcGCCCTAAATcttttaaagtaaatattaaattttctaaattgtgaTCTACTAAAATCTAcagttaagtttttttttttttaaagaacatTAATCACAAAGTGGACAAATTACCAATTACTCACATAAGTAAGTGCATTGTATGTTTTCAACAATGACATAATTATAATGAGATCAAATTAATTACAACAGCAGTAACACAAGTTTCGCAAAGATATTCGAAGACTATTGTTTGAACCGAAGAGGATTAACTTAGAGGATGAGATATTATCATATAGAATTTTTCTCATCACATCAAAAAAAAGTTCACAACAAAGTATAGAAGATTCCAACAAGCAGAGGAATATAGTAATGAGGATGTTTGTATGACAACATTTTGAAGTTGAAGATGTTACACGAAAGACTTAAGGAAGTTGTAAAACTCATTTTACTACTGTGGGACATGTGTCCAATGGTCATATTGGCTTCCTATAACATTATGAAGTATCTTCAACTAAAGGCATTGAAACTCAAAGACCAAGAGACTACATTTGAGAGTAAATCTTAgaacttataaaatatatgagaGAACGTCGTGAGTGTGCTTTGAAAATGGTTACCCAAGAGCAAATATTATATTCTCTTCATTTTCAACACACTCTAGATCATAATAGATTTATGGATCAATATTGTGAGTGTGTTTAATATATCAATCTCATACATTAAGAGTGGAAAACATATCTCAAATACTTATATCATATTCTCGTAACATCCTAAAGACTTTTAAAGATAGTTTAAGTGACTGTGTGTAAGGTTGATGAGGGTAACAAATACAAGCGTATGTCTATTAAGGCTGTGAGAATAAAAATTGTATAGTCAAATGTGAATAAAGTTAAATGTGTAGAGTGAGAATGTTGTCTACTCAATATAGTGAAAATCTCATTGCTAAGATTGTACTAGCCCACAATTGGTGAACCAATATATTTGTGTGTGATATCTCTAACctttacttttacttttactttaGTTGAACGTGAACCACACACTAGTCACCCGTACcttcttcaaattcatttttactATAAGCTTATTTTATAAACTTATCTGCAAGAGAAAGTTATCAAACAAACTATTGTGTTTCAAAGTTAATACTTGATAAAAGTATTTTAGTTagtgtaaaatttaaatttgaaaaaagggTCCCAACTTAAATCTCTCTTTCTTGTGACTATTATTTTCACTTCCTTATAAAGTAACGATAACAACTGGAGTCTAGAAGTTAAGTGATGTCTTAGACTTAGGGAATGTAGTCCTTCAGTTAATTCTT
The genomic region above belongs to Cicer arietinum cultivar CDC Frontier isolate Library 1 chromosome 4, Cicar.CDCFrontier_v2.0, whole genome shotgun sequence and contains:
- the LOC140920012 gene encoding protein FAR1-RELATED SEQUENCE 5-like, whose amino-acid sequence is MNHHQLNISYSYIVNFYLKRILQVFSSREAVFEWAKAIGRQNGILIVTIRSDKANGIRGRKDKLILGCERGGRYKSESKKSVTCSHKENCPFTLRCVPLSVGEGWKISVRCGTHNHELLDTVTGHSYLGRLNEEERKFVNDMTKYKLAPRFILNALKVRNETNVTIPSQIYKARSTYRSSLRGPYTEMQHLLKLIQQENYVHWTRRRENSDILRDIFWTHPDCIKLLNTFHFVLICDSTYKTNRYRLPLLEIVGVTSTSLTFSVGFAYLEKERQDNFIWAFEKVRMLFKSESLISKVIVTDRDLAMMNAISVVFPTSIHLLCRFHIEKNVGARCKQYVKKDRQEEVMDLWKKIVYSTSVEEYDHHLQQFELLCADIILFVDYVKDSWLTPYKERFVNVWTKRVMHLGNTTSNRVESAHWRLKNMLQTSFGDLCKSWDAVNMMLKNQICIIQSSFQKTIKDVEHGYNSQFFQNLHHCVSRKCMKLIDKQLERVKIVCTNKTECGCSIRTTHGLPCACELAKLQIYGNVIPLDSIHDF